tggTGCTGTTATTGCTTGCACTCTACTTGGAGGGCAGAGCCTTAAGGTTAGTGTGTCCCCCAGATTTGTCATTAGTACACTTTGGTACATTTTTTAGTATATACTTCATGTTTATCAActaattctttattttggggaaaaaaaacaaagttatTTGTGAAATGACAGTATTATCGTCTCACTGAAAAATTACTCTATTTCTATCATCACGCTACTAGAAAATGCCTGATTAGTATACATTGTGGGTCGACAAAGCGTGACCAAGTTTACACTTATAGTTTAAACAAAATAGCTCACTAAACATGAACACTTCTAGTTTACACTTCTACTTTATGGTAGTGAACTTGGTAGATTTATGTATAAACTTAATATATAATTGTCTTTTCTTGGGTTTCTTTGGCAGTTTATTTACCTGCTTTCCAACCCAGATGGGAAAATGAAGCTCTACCAATTTATAACTATGTTTGGAGGCGTGACACTACTTTTGGCTCAAATGCCATCCTTCCACTCCCTAAGGCACATAAACCTTGTATCTCTTATCCTTTGCCTTGCATTCAGCGCTTGCGTCACGGCTGGTTCTATATACATTGGTATTATTAGGGCATATTTGataatcatttcatttttaattttcaatttttctcatCACTTTTTCTAAAAGCTGAAAACATGTTTGGTAATAATTTtcgttttctgtttttaaagAAGTGAAAACtaattttcaagaaaatatacatatttgtttttcttttgcaggACATTCTAATAAGGCTCCTGTAAGGGACTATACCGTGAAAGGAAGTGCAAAAGACCGCAGTTTTGGTATCTTCAATGCCATTTCAATCATCGCTACTACATATGCAAGTGGAATAATTCCTGAAATACAGGTATTTGACctaatttttcattctttacTTGCTTAAATTGTTGCTCATGAATTGAAACTCGAAAAATGTTTTCTTGTTAaacaatcaaagaaaaatttgtgAGATTGTTCGTGTGATCACGTGGTAGTgtacaaaaattatttatcaTGTTAATACGGCCATATTCACAAGTTTTGGCCCATACCACCAATCTATTTCATAATATGAatcattttcactttttaaCTAGGTGATCATTGGTATATCATCCACGCAAAAATTCACTCAAAtcgaaaatatttaattatcttagtgtaactaaataaataagcgAACACAATATTTTCGATAAACAAGTAAATAATCGCGATAATAATCAAGTGGTTGAACGGTCGATCTTTCATTTGGATGAAATTTCACAAGAAGGTTAGGATTATGAATTTACATTTTGGAGTAGTCCCAAACGAGTAACTAGTGGCATATGAACTTACTGGTTAGCGCTTGTGCGTACTTGTATGTATATGGGCTAGAATAACAGTTTCATAATAAAATAGGGTAGATTGTTTTCCAAGAAAACAATATTGCCATAACGACAAtcaattatttctttatttgaaAGATAATGAGCTAAGAAATTAATcaattatttgtatatttgAATTCAATGGGCTAAAGATGTATCAAACTTGCAGGCAACTTTAGCTCCTCCGGTAAAAGGCAAGATGTTCAAAGGCCTTTGTGTTTGCTATAGTGTGATAGTGACAACATATTTCAGTGTGGCAATCTCTGGGTACTGGGCGTTTGGAAATCAAGCAATGGGAACAgttctttctaattttatgGGTGATGAGAAGCCTTTACTGCCTACCTGGTTTTTGCTCATGACCAATGTCTTCACTCTTTCGCAAGTTTCTGCTGTCACAGTGGTAAGACAAACAGAAAAGCTAGCTTCAACATTTCTTATCCCAAAGCCCAAAATAACCTTACTAATTACTTTtccaattataaaaaattaattttaaaatggaCTTTTCTGGGTGGACTTTCAAGCCCACAAGAAACCCAAACGCCGACCAATATAAGTTTAGAGTCTTTACATATGTGCATCttaaaaccaataaaaaagCATATTACACGTGAGTTAGGTTAGTTGGTCAGGGCAGTAAGTCCGTTCTTTACACTCAAGTTTAAATTTTCCTTCACATAAATTAGGATTTAggattatttaatttttttatcaatAAATTTAGGAGTATAATCGGAAGTCTGGATATATTTGTGGGTGATGGGTGCACTGATCAAATGCTTGAGTGCATTTAGAAGCTCCATGCATCTTATTCCACAAGACTAACATGAGTCTGTCTATCTGTAGGTTTACTTGCAGCCAACAAATGAAGTGTTTGAGAAAAAATTTGCAGACCCAAAGATGCCTCAATTTTCCATCCGTAATGTTGTGCCGAGATTGATTCTCCGGTCACTGTCCGTCGTGGTAGCTACAATATTTGCTGCAATGTTGCCTTTCTTTGGAGATATCATGGCCTTGTTTGGGGCATTTGGATGCATTCCTCTAGACTTCATTTTGCCAATGATTTTCTACAACGTAACTTTCAAACCCTCCAAACAGAGCcttattttttgggtgaacACATTGATAGCAGGAGTTTCCTTCTTGTTGGTCGGGGTAGGGGCAGTGGCATCTGTTCGACAAATAGTTCTTGATGCCAAAACATATCGCTTATTTGCTAACATGTAAAAAATAGTGGAAACAGTATGTATCTGCTTTCAATatctataaatgaaaattcGGAGCCTTTTAGATagggaaatatttttgctgTCACTTTAACTTAAAGTGTATGTTCATTATCCTTTTTAATACTTGACACGTGTTCATAAGCATAACTATGGTTAACTTTTTACATTGATTTATGTAATCATGGTTATATTTATGTACACGTGTCAAATGTTGAGATGGGTGATAAGCCTACACCTTGGGTTAAaatggtgagcaaaaatgttCCCTTTAGATAGATGATCCATATATAATTCTCTGATACACAActataaaaaagcaaaaagacgacggtaaatcatcgtcgtgtattgggtttttcaatggtcgtggaatccaccgtcatcttttccctcataaaccacgacgctaaataaccgtcgttgttaacatatacaacgtcatcaacaaatacaaaacgacgtctttgtactgcaaaaagatctaaaaaaagcaatcgaggatgacaatagacgaccaactctcaataaaaaccgtcgttaaaaaggaaaaatatgacacatattaacagaacaaggccgcaagataaacatacaacgacgaaaatacaaatacgacgacgttaaatataattttcacgacaataaaaaatatgacgtctttaaatacattagaagacgacgttatttatacctactacgtcgcatatataaaaacaaccgtcgtaaaattaattttccacttcgatttttcgataaaagatgacgtggaaatagttgtcagtgttattatttacgacgtatatgttaatagagtagacgttgaaaaactaaacaacgtcggttacaaatatatgagagtcgtattacaaaatttatacgtcctattttcagaaacaaacaacgacgataaatattagacgttgttaaataaaacaacgtcagaaaaaaataataacagacgtgtttagtctgctaaagttctagaaaatagtcgaggatgagaatagacgaccaactcaaaaaaatcaccgtcgttaaaaaggaaaaatatgacacatattaaaagaacaaggccgcaagatatacatacaacgacgaaaactaaaatactacgccgttaaatataatttacccgacaagaaaaaatatgacgtctttaaatacatgagaagacgacgttattgaaatctactacgtctcttatttacaaaaaaccgtcgtgaaataaattttccaattcgatttttctgaaaaagatgacgtggaaatagttgtcagtgtcattatttacgacgtatacatttatatagtcgacgttgtatttatatgtattcattactcacgacgcacttaataatatagacgacgttgaacttctaaacaacgtcggttccaaataaatgagagccgtattacagaacatatagacggcgtagattatgatgagagccgtattacaaataacgtcgtttaattgttattagacggcggttataatgaatttccgtcggaattcatttcgttcctcttcgtttataaaagaacttgcgacgtggaaaatgtatgatgacgtcgtattttttaacgttcagattatatatctcgttttttagacgtcgttattatgggattggagtcgtgttattttgaattacatggcggttcttaatccttccccgacgtgatatcctgaataattgcttcacaatagcgtcgtggttcttcattgttacgttgctttaagacgtcgggatccagtattttttgcactgattgttttgtggccaaaacctgtataatgaaagtgaagaaatcacattacaatatattataaaattaatgtcatacactgccaattacataagcatcattcaatccatatatcttcacacccatctcgaatattttgaccgcctaactcacccaccagttcatcaaatgtgtcaacatttggcatccctctagtaaatggctcacactcaattatcacatcacctaagacttcatcaccaataacatcattatattctctattaggcattgataacactaccgaccaaccacgatgcatcgggtcgtcaacaaaaaatatttgtttgacttgagaagccaaaacaaattggtcattcctatgtccaattttactcaaatctacaagggtaaatccaagttcgtctactacaagaccagaactatctatccaatcacacctaaagactgggattgtaaacttttggtagtcaaggtcccaaatttcttgaatgacaccatagaaacccatatttgagagaattgggtttttatccttggcactagcaacttgcatggtatgtgcaagtaaataaactccactattttgagttgtccgcacatcatcttgtgccttgatattgaatttaatacctttaataagatagctcctatataatggcactgccatgtttggaccagctgctagccaccttaaattttctgatacgccattattgtcttcctcaagttcactttgaacctgcaaattaatcaaatcttaattcaatctaacatagaaataagaagaaaattaaaagagaaatatgttattcaacaacatataccttgaagcgtagccattgaatgaaagtgctattgtgcttatcctgcagc
Above is a window of Prunus persica cultivar Lovell chromosome G2, Prunus_persica_NCBIv2, whole genome shotgun sequence DNA encoding:
- the LOC18785256 gene encoding GABA transporter 1 isoform X1, whose amino-acid sequence is MGTVAPNLMEVSATATASVHKENGVVANPPKELDAGALFVLKSQGSWLHCGYHLTTSIAAPALLSLPFALTLLGWVGGLICLALAGLVTFYSYNLLSLVLEHQEKLGHRQLRFRDMARDILGPGWGKYFVGPLQFWICYGAVIACTLLGGQSLKFIYLLSNPDGKMKLYQFITMFGGVTLLLAQMPSFHSLRHINLVSLILCLAFSACVTAGSIYIGHSNKAPVRDYTVKGSAKDRSFGIFNAISIIATTYASGIIPEIQATLAPPVKGKMFKGLCVCYSVIVTTYFSVAISGYWAFGNQAMGTVLSNFMGDEKPLLPTWFLLMTNVFTLSQVSAVTVVYLQPTNEVFEKKFADPKMPQFSIRNVVPRLILRSLSVVVATIFAAMLPFFGDIMALFGAFGCIPLDFILPMIFYNVTFKPSKQSLIFWVNTLIAGVSFLLVGVGAVASVRQIVLDAKTYRLFANM
- the LOC18785256 gene encoding GABA transporter 1 isoform X2, which codes for MGTVAPNLMEVSATATASVHKENGVVANPPKELDAGALFVLKSQGSWLHCGYHLTTSIAAPALLSLPFALTLLGWVGGLICLALAGLVTFYSYNLLSLVLEHQEKLGHRQLRFRDMARDILGPGWGKYFVGPLQFWICYGAVIACTLLGGQSLKFIYLLSNPDGKMKLYQFITMFGGVTLLLAQMPSFHSLRHINLVSLILCLAFSACVTAGSIYIGHSNKAPVRDYTVKGSAKDRSFGIFNAISIIATTYASGIIPEIQVYLQPTNEVFEKKFADPKMPQFSIRNVVPRLILRSLSVVVATIFAAMLPFFGDIMALFGAFGCIPLDFILPMIFYNVTFKPSKQSLIFWVNTLIAGVSFLLVGVGAVASVRQIVLDAKTYRLFANM